One genomic window of Roseateles sp. DAIF2 includes the following:
- a CDS encoding DMT family transporter yields MPPSPAVPWFAYACLALSTGLVGSYVGLSKLLLLAFPVFLLAWLRFGIAALLMAPWVKRAPEEPRLDARSRRLLFLESFIGNFLFSICLLFGLQRCSAVVAGVILAGIPAAVALLSWLLLGERIARRVLAGIACCVLGIALVAGGKSGAGETSALGALLLLAAVFCEAAYVVIGKQLTARVSARRISSLINLWGLALVTPLGLWQALSFDFTAPALSDWALLGFYAAAASMITPWLWMSGLARVPAAQAGVFMVFLPMATALVGLLLLGERISGAQLLAYGLALAGVLLATAPRRLRA; encoded by the coding sequence TTGCCGCCCTCGCCCGCTGTTCCCTGGTTTGCCTACGCCTGCCTGGCCCTGTCCACCGGCCTGGTCGGCAGCTATGTGGGCCTGTCCAAGCTGCTCCTGCTGGCCTTCCCGGTGTTCCTGCTGGCCTGGCTGCGCTTCGGCATCGCGGCGCTGCTGATGGCGCCCTGGGTCAAGCGCGCGCCCGAGGAACCGCGCCTGGACGCGCGCTCGCGCCGGCTGCTGTTCCTGGAATCCTTCATCGGCAACTTCCTGTTCTCGATCTGCCTGCTGTTCGGGCTGCAGCGCTGTTCGGCGGTGGTGGCCGGCGTGATCCTGGCCGGCATCCCGGCTGCGGTGGCGCTCCTGAGCTGGCTGCTGCTGGGCGAGCGCATTGCGCGGCGGGTGCTGGCCGGCATCGCCTGCTGCGTGCTGGGCATCGCGCTGGTGGCCGGCGGCAAATCCGGCGCCGGCGAGACCTCCGCGCTGGGCGCCCTGCTGCTGCTGGCCGCGGTGTTCTGTGAGGCCGCCTATGTGGTGATCGGCAAGCAGCTGACCGCGCGGGTCTCGGCCCGGCGCATCAGCAGCCTGATCAACCTCTGGGGCCTGGCCCTGGTGACACCGCTGGGCCTGTGGCAGGCGCTGAGCTTCGATTTCACCGCGCCGGCGCTTTCGGACTGGGCGCTGCTGGGCTTTTATGCTGCGGCGGCCAGCATGATCACGCCCTGGCTATGGATGAGCGGCCTGGCCCGCGTGCCGGCGGCGCAGGCCGGCGTGTTCATGGTCTTCCTGCCGATGGCCACCGCGCTGGTGGGCCTGCTGCTGCTCGGCGAGCGCATCAGCGGCGCCCAACTGCTGGCCTATGGCCTGGCGCTGGCCGGCGTGCTGCTGGCCACCGCACCAAGACGCTTGCGGGCATGA
- a CDS encoding gamma-glutamyl-gamma-aminobutyrate hydrolase family protein, with translation MTSRSSDRRKPVVLVPACNRMMGDHPFHMAGKKYLDAVRLAGCLPLIVPSAAPDELDALLDLADGLLLTGSKSNVHASHYGESTHDEALPQDRVRDDWVLPLIPKAIARGLPLLAICRGFQEANVALGGSLHQAVQEQPGLNDHRAAPGTPDEQYDFAHEVALQPGGLLADLLAAPRIQVNSLHGQGIKRLAPGLKIEALADDGLVEAFSVEAARGFALCVQWHPEWKADANPVSQRILAAFGAACRSYQGRDPET, from the coding sequence ATGACGAGTCGTAGCTCCGATCGCAGAAAGCCCGTGGTGCTGGTGCCGGCCTGCAACCGCATGATGGGTGACCACCCCTTCCACATGGCCGGCAAGAAGTACCTGGATGCCGTGCGCCTGGCCGGCTGCCTGCCGCTGATCGTGCCAAGCGCCGCGCCGGACGAGCTCGACGCGCTGCTGGATCTGGCCGATGGCCTGCTGCTGACCGGCTCCAAGAGCAATGTGCACGCCAGCCATTACGGCGAGAGCACCCATGACGAAGCGCTGCCGCAGGACCGGGTGCGCGACGACTGGGTGCTGCCGCTGATCCCCAAGGCGATCGCGCGCGGCCTGCCGCTCCTGGCCATCTGCCGCGGCTTCCAGGAGGCCAATGTCGCCCTGGGCGGCAGCCTGCACCAGGCGGTGCAGGAGCAGCCGGGCCTGAATGACCACCGCGCCGCGCCCGGCACGCCGGACGAGCAGTACGACTTCGCGCATGAGGTCGCGCTCCAGCCCGGCGGGCTGCTGGCGGATCTGCTGGCAGCGCCGCGCATCCAGGTGAACTCGCTGCACGGCCAGGGCATCAAGCGCCTGGCGCCGGGGCTCAAGATCGAGGCCCTGGCCGACGACGGCCTGGTCGAGGCCTTCAGCGTCGAGGCCGCCCGCGGCTTCGCGCTATGCGTGCAATGGCATCCGGAATGGAAGGCTGACGCCAACCCCGTCTCGCAGCGCATCCTGGCCGCCTTCGGCGCGGCCTGCCGCAGCTACCAGGGTCGCGACCCGGAGACCTAG
- a CDS encoding L,D-transpeptidase, giving the protein MMRWALGAWMAVAGGCALASAPNSPSRFESFPTEVRRTAGLALDGDARGRPFAIIDKKAARLYVFHADGRLAGASPALLGLARGDVSPPGVGQKVLSGIPPGERITPAGRFDSEPGRNLKGEAIVWFDYEAALAIHRLRPAPAAERRPQRLASDEAEDKRISLGCVVVAGAFYDEVVAPLLGRQRGVVYVLPEMGEGGPLAGGPIAAPRL; this is encoded by the coding sequence ATGATGCGTTGGGCGCTGGGCGCCTGGATGGCGGTGGCGGGCGGCTGTGCGCTGGCATCGGCGCCGAACTCTCCCTCTCGTTTTGAATCCTTTCCGACCGAGGTGCGGCGCACCGCCGGCCTGGCGCTGGACGGCGACGCCCGGGGCCGCCCCTTCGCGATCATCGACAAGAAGGCCGCGCGGCTCTATGTCTTCCATGCCGATGGCCGCCTGGCCGGCGCCAGCCCGGCGCTGCTGGGCCTGGCCCGCGGCGATGTGTCGCCGCCGGGCGTCGGTCAGAAGGTGCTGAGCGGCATCCCGCCGGGCGAGCGCATCACGCCGGCCGGCCGCTTCGATTCCGAACCCGGGCGCAATCTGAAGGGCGAGGCCATCGTCTGGTTCGACTACGAGGCCGCGCTGGCGATCCACCGCCTGCGGCCCGCGCCCGCCGCCGAGCGCCGGCCGCAGCGCCTGGCCTCGGACGAGGCCGAGGACAAGCGCATCTCGCTGGGCTGCGTTGTGGTGGCCGGCGCCTTCTACGACGAGGTGGTCGCGCCGCTGCTGGGGCGCCAGCGCGGCGTCGTCTATGTGCTGCCCGAGATGGGCGAGGGCGGCCCCTTGGCCGGCGGGCCGATCGCCGCGCCGCGGCTGTAA
- a CDS encoding aspartate aminotransferase family protein — protein sequence MTDTKLDAYWMPFTANRQFKKAPRLLTRADGMYFTDDKGRQVLDGIAGLWCVNAGHNRPKIVQAIQAQAAELDFAPPFQMAHPKAFELAERLAAIMPKGLSKVFYTNSGSESVDTALKMAIAYHRVRGEGSRTRLIGRERGYHGVNFGGISVGGMVANRKMFGTMLGGVDHIRHTHDPARNGFSVGQPAHGAEFADDLERLVALHDASTIAAVIVEPVAGSTGVLIPPQGYLQRLREICDKHGILLIFDEVITGFGRTGNPFAAQTFGVTPDLMTVAKGLTNGCVPMGAVFASDKIHDAFMTGPEHLIEFFHGYTYSAHPLACAAALGTLDTYAEEGLLTRAAELQGYFAECLHSLKGEPNVIDVRNIGLVGGVELSPLPGEPAKRAFNVFLDCWDKGVLVRTTGDTVALSPPLIIERSHIDQIIDTLRGALRRAA from the coding sequence ATGACCGACACCAAGCTCGACGCCTACTGGATGCCCTTCACCGCCAACCGCCAGTTCAAGAAGGCGCCGCGCCTTTTGACCCGCGCCGACGGCATGTACTTCACCGACGACAAGGGCCGCCAGGTGCTGGACGGCATCGCGGGCCTGTGGTGCGTCAACGCCGGCCACAACCGGCCCAAGATCGTGCAGGCCATCCAGGCCCAGGCGGCCGAACTGGATTTCGCGCCGCCCTTCCAGATGGCGCACCCCAAGGCCTTCGAGCTGGCCGAGCGGCTGGCTGCCATCATGCCCAAGGGCCTGTCCAAGGTCTTCTACACAAACTCGGGCTCCGAGTCGGTGGACACCGCGCTGAAGATGGCGATCGCCTACCACCGCGTGCGCGGCGAAGGCTCGCGCACACGCCTGATCGGCCGCGAGCGCGGCTACCACGGCGTCAACTTCGGCGGCATCTCGGTTGGCGGCATGGTCGCCAACCGCAAGATGTTCGGCACCATGCTGGGCGGCGTCGACCATATCCGCCATACCCATGACCCGGCGCGCAACGGCTTCTCGGTGGGCCAGCCCGCCCATGGCGCCGAGTTCGCCGACGACCTGGAGCGCCTGGTCGCGCTGCACGATGCTTCCACCATCGCCGCCGTGATCGTCGAGCCGGTGGCCGGCTCCACCGGCGTGCTGATCCCACCCCAGGGCTATCTGCAGCGCCTGCGCGAGATCTGCGACAAGCACGGCATCCTCTTGATCTTCGATGAGGTCATCACCGGCTTCGGCCGCACCGGCAACCCCTTCGCCGCCCAGACCTTCGGCGTCACGCCGGACCTGATGACAGTGGCCAAGGGCCTGACCAACGGCTGCGTGCCGATGGGCGCGGTGTTCGCCTCCGACAAGATCCACGACGCCTTCATGACCGGGCCCGAGCACCTGATCGAGTTCTTCCACGGCTATACCTACTCGGCGCATCCGCTGGCCTGTGCCGCCGCCCTGGGCACGCTGGACACCTATGCCGAGGAAGGCCTGCTGACCCGCGCGGCCGAGCTGCAGGGCTACTTCGCCGAATGCCTGCATTCGCTGAAGGGCGAGCCCAACGTGATCGACGTGCGCAATATCGGCCTGGTCGGCGGGGTCGAACTCAGCCCCCTGCCCGGCGAGCCGGCCAAGCGCGCCTTCAATGTGTTCCTGGACTGCTGGGACAAGGGCGTGCTGGTGCGCACCACCGGCGACACCGTCGCACTCTCGCCGCCGCTGATCATCGAGCGCTCGCATATCGACCAGATCATCGACACCCTGCGCGGCGCGCTGCGACGAGCCGCCTGA
- a CDS encoding DMT family transporter — MTRIQANLLLVVIALIWGSAFVAQSHGMADIGPMAFTGVRFLIGTLVVAPLMWREWQGLARQQRPLARGDGLKIAGLGSLLLLGAAMQQIGIVSTTVTNAGFLTALYVPLVPVLGWLLLRHLPHWSVWPGALACLVGAFLLSGAHELNIGPGDAWVIASALPWALHVLLVGRVADRMAAPFLVAGGQFFVCGLLALAYALWFEPLTWAGLQAAALPIAYTGILSVGVAFTAQVVAQRYAHAADAAIILSSETLFAAIFGYLMMGDRLGPAGLVGCGLILLSLLAVQLLPMLNRRNT; from the coding sequence TTGACCCGCATCCAAGCCAATCTGCTGCTCGTCGTCATTGCGCTGATCTGGGGCTCGGCCTTTGTCGCGCAAAGCCATGGCATGGCCGACATCGGCCCGATGGCCTTCACCGGCGTGCGCTTCCTGATCGGCACCCTGGTGGTCGCACCGCTGATGTGGCGCGAATGGCAGGGCCTGGCGCGCCAGCAGCGGCCGCTGGCCCGTGGCGACGGCCTGAAGATCGCCGGCCTGGGCAGCCTGCTGCTGCTGGGCGCGGCGATGCAGCAGATCGGCATCGTCTCGACCACGGTCACCAATGCCGGCTTCCTGACCGCGCTCTATGTGCCGCTGGTACCGGTGCTGGGCTGGCTGCTGCTGCGCCATCTGCCGCATTGGTCGGTCTGGCCGGGCGCGCTGGCCTGCCTGGTCGGCGCGTTTTTGCTGTCCGGCGCGCATGAGCTGAACATCGGCCCGGGCGACGCCTGGGTGATCGCCTCGGCCCTGCCCTGGGCTCTGCACGTGCTGCTGGTGGGCCGGGTGGCCGACCGCATGGCCGCGCCCTTCCTGGTCGCCGGCGGGCAGTTCTTCGTTTGCGGGCTGCTGGCGCTGGCCTATGCGCTGTGGTTCGAGCCGCTCACTTGGGCCGGGCTGCAGGCCGCGGCGCTGCCGATCGCCTATACCGGCATCCTGTCGGTCGGCGTGGCCTTCACAGCCCAGGTCGTGGCCCAGCGCTATGCCCATGCGGCGGACGCCGCGATCATCCTCTCGTCGGAGACCCTGTTCGCCGCGATCTTCGGCTATCTGATGATGGGCGACCGCCTAGGCCCGGCCGGGCTGGTGGGCTGCGGGTTGATCCTGCTGAGCCTGCTGGCGGTGCAACTGCTGCCGATGCTGAACCGCCGAAACACCTGA
- a CDS encoding glutamine synthetase family protein yields MAARDEFTFSELDQWFRERRVTEIECLVPDLTGVARGKILPREKFTEDRGMRLPEAVVAMGVTGEFPAEGPYYDVISPTDTDMHLRADPTTVRIVPWATDPTAQIIHDCFDRQGRLIPFAPRSVLRRVCELYAAEGWQPVVAPELEFYLVARNTDPDMPLKPPVGRSGRAETSRQAYSIDAVNEFDPLFEDVYDYCEKMELNVDTLIHEIGAGQMEINFFHGQPLALADEVFLFKRTVREAALRHDMFATFMAKPIAGEPGSAMHVHQSLLDKSTGLNIFSNADGSASREFHWFIGGLQKYVPAAMALFAPYVNSYRRLARFTAAPINIQWGTDNRTVGIRAPVAPPANRRLENRVIGADANPYVALAATLACGYLGLKHRIEPMPECKGDAYLGDYQLPRSLGEALELLRAEKELAAVLGESFVTVYTEIKEIEYAEFMKVISPWEREHLLLHV; encoded by the coding sequence ATGGCGGCCCGAGACGAATTCACCTTCAGCGAGCTGGACCAATGGTTCCGCGAGCGGCGCGTCACCGAGATCGAATGCCTGGTGCCCGATCTCACCGGGGTGGCGCGCGGCAAGATCCTGCCGCGCGAAAAGTTCACCGAGGATCGCGGCATGCGCTTGCCCGAGGCGGTGGTCGCGATGGGCGTCACCGGCGAGTTCCCGGCCGAAGGCCCCTATTACGACGTCATCAGCCCCACCGACACCGACATGCATCTGCGCGCCGACCCGACCACGGTGCGCATCGTGCCCTGGGCCACCGACCCCACCGCCCAGATCATCCATGACTGCTTCGACCGCCAGGGCCGGCTGATCCCCTTCGCGCCGCGCTCGGTGCTGCGCCGGGTCTGCGAGCTCTATGCGGCCGAGGGTTGGCAGCCGGTGGTGGCGCCGGAGCTGGAGTTCTACCTGGTCGCACGCAACACCGACCCCGACATGCCGCTGAAGCCGCCGGTGGGCCGCAGCGGCCGCGCCGAGACCTCGCGCCAGGCCTACTCGATCGACGCGGTCAACGAGTTCGACCCGCTGTTCGAGGATGTCTACGACTACTGCGAGAAGATGGAACTGAACGTGGACACCCTGATCCACGAGATCGGCGCCGGCCAGATGGAGATCAACTTCTTCCACGGCCAGCCGCTGGCCCTGGCCGACGAGGTGTTCCTGTTCAAGCGCACGGTGCGCGAGGCGGCGCTGCGCCACGACATGTTCGCCACCTTCATGGCCAAGCCGATCGCCGGCGAGCCCGGCAGCGCGATGCATGTGCACCAGAGCCTGCTGGACAAGAGCACGGGCCTCAACATCTTCAGCAATGCCGACGGCTCGGCCAGCCGCGAGTTCCACTGGTTCATCGGCGGGCTGCAGAAATACGTGCCGGCCGCGATGGCCCTGTTCGCGCCCTATGTGAACAGCTACCGGCGCCTGGCCCGCTTCACCGCCGCGCCAATCAACATCCAGTGGGGCACCGACAACCGCACCGTCGGCATCCGCGCGCCGGTGGCGCCGCCGGCGAACCGGCGCCTGGAGAACCGCGTGATCGGCGCTGATGCGAATCCCTATGTGGCCCTGGCCGCGACCCTGGCCTGCGGCTACCTGGGCCTGAAGCACCGCATCGAGCCCATGCCCGAGTGCAAGGGCGACGCCTACCTGGGCGACTACCAGCTGCCGCGCAGCCTGGGCGAGGCGCTGGAGCTGCTGCGCGCCGAGAAGGAGCTGGCCGCGGTGCTGGGCGAGTCCTTCGTCACCGTCTACACCGAGATCAAGGAGATCGAGTACGCCGAGTTCATGAAGGTGATCTCGCCCTGGGAACGCGAGCACCTCTTGCTCCATGTCTGA
- a CDS encoding aldehyde dehydrogenase: MTDKTWHQRAAELPLDGRAFIGGERRAALDGQSFDKHSPVDGRRLAAIARGQAADIDAAVASARRAFEDRRWAGKPPAARKKVLLRFADLILAARDELALFETLDMGKPIQYSLAVDVPATARCIAWYAEAVDKVYDEIAPTAANALALIQREAMGVIGVIVPWNYPMIMAAWKLGPALAAGNSVVLKPSEKSPLSALRLAELALQAGLPEGVFNVVPGYGHEAGEALALHMEVDAIGFTGSTRTGRRMLDYAGRSNLKRVYNELGGKSAFLVFPDFDDLARAAKTVAGAMFFNQGESCNAPSRVLVHESIAEQFVELVAAQAPRYQPGDPLDAQTVMGAIVDATQLNTVMGYIESGKAEGARAVTGGRQARADSGGFYVEPTVFDGVAPQMKIAREEIFGPVMSVLRFKDEADALAQANASPYGLAASVWSSNLDRAHRVARALRAGTVHVNQYDEDDLTVPFGGYKQSGNGRDKSLHAFDKYTELKTTWIRINGA; encoded by the coding sequence ATGACGGACAAGACCTGGCACCAGCGTGCCGCCGAACTGCCCCTGGACGGCCGCGCCTTCATCGGCGGCGAACGCCGCGCCGCGTTGGACGGCCAGAGTTTCGACAAGCATTCCCCCGTCGATGGCCGGCGCCTGGCCGCCATCGCGCGCGGCCAGGCCGCCGACATCGATGCCGCGGTCGCCAGCGCGCGCCGTGCCTTCGAGGACCGGCGCTGGGCCGGCAAGCCGCCGGCCGCGCGCAAGAAGGTCCTGCTGCGCTTCGCCGACCTGATCCTCGCCGCGCGGGACGAGCTGGCCCTGTTCGAGACCCTGGACATGGGCAAGCCGATCCAGTACTCGCTGGCGGTCGACGTGCCGGCCACCGCGCGCTGCATCGCCTGGTATGCCGAGGCCGTCGACAAGGTCTACGACGAGATCGCGCCGACCGCCGCCAACGCCCTGGCCCTGATCCAGCGCGAGGCGATGGGCGTGATCGGCGTGATCGTGCCCTGGAACTACCCGATGATCATGGCCGCCTGGAAGCTGGGGCCGGCCCTGGCCGCCGGCAACTCGGTGGTGCTCAAGCCCAGCGAGAAGTCGCCGCTGAGCGCGCTGCGCCTGGCCGAGTTGGCCCTGCAGGCGGGCCTGCCCGAGGGCGTGTTCAATGTCGTGCCCGGCTATGGCCATGAGGCCGGCGAGGCGCTGGCCCTGCACATGGAGGTCGACGCGATCGGCTTCACCGGCTCCACCCGCACCGGCCGGCGCATGCTGGACTATGCCGGCCGTTCCAACCTGAAGCGGGTCTACAACGAGCTGGGCGGCAAGTCGGCCTTCCTGGTCTTCCCCGATTTCGACGATCTGGCGCGCGCCGCCAAGACCGTGGCCGGCGCCATGTTCTTCAACCAGGGCGAGAGCTGCAATGCGCCCTCGCGCGTGCTGGTGCACGAGAGCATCGCCGAGCAGTTCGTCGAGCTGGTCGCCGCCCAGGCGCCGCGCTACCAGCCGGGCGACCCGCTGGACGCGCAGACCGTGATGGGCGCGATCGTCGACGCGACCCAGCTGAACACCGTGATGGGTTACATCGAGTCCGGCAAGGCCGAGGGCGCCCGCGCGGTGACCGGCGGCCGGCAGGCGCGCGCCGACAGCGGCGGCTTCTATGTCGAGCCCACCGTGTTCGACGGCGTGGCGCCGCAGATGAAGATCGCGCGCGAGGAGATCTTCGGCCCGGTGATGAGCGTGCTGCGCTTCAAGGACGAGGCCGATGCCCTGGCCCAGGCCAATGCCAGCCCCTATGGCCTGGCCGCCAGCGTCTGGAGCTCGAACCTGGACCGCGCACACCGCGTCGCCCGCGCGCTGCGCGCCGGCACCGTGCATGTGAACCAGTATGACGAGGACGACCTGACGGTGCCCTTCGGCGGCTACAAGCAGAGCGGCAACGGGCGCGACAAGTCGCTGCACGCCTTCGACAAGTACACCGAGCTGAAAACCACCTGGATCCGCATCAACGGCGCCTGA
- a CDS encoding aspartate aminotransferase family protein: MSPHTAQIEKRSTRDWQAADARHFLHPFTDYRQLAGRGARIIERADNIYLWDSEGHKILDAMSGLWCVNVGYGQQALIDAATRQLRELPFYNAFFQTSTPPAIELAETLAELAPEGFEHVFFTGSGSEGNDTIVRMVRRFWDLQGQPQRDIIIGRINGYHGSTMAGASLGGMAAMHAQGGLPIPGIAHIGQPHWFGSDRSLDREAFGEQAAAWLEAKILALGPDRVAAFIGEPVQGAGGVIVPPASYWPAIQRIADKYGILLVSDEVICGFGRTGQWFGCQTLGFRPDLITFAKGVSSGYIPLGGVLVGARVARALIDQGGEFEHGFTYSGHPTACAVALANLRLIRELDLVRKVREDIGPYLARGLAAIGAHPLVGEVQHCGMMAALQLVRDKHTLATFDPALAVGMVCRAHCFREGLIMRAVGDRMIVAPPLVMTREQVDEMLALVRRCLDLSWNELQERQLL, from the coding sequence ATGAGCCCTCACACCGCCCAGATCGAGAAGCGCAGCACCCGTGACTGGCAGGCCGCCGATGCCCGCCATTTCCTGCATCCCTTCACCGACTACCGGCAGCTGGCCGGCCGCGGCGCCCGCATCATCGAGCGCGCCGACAACATCTACCTCTGGGACAGCGAGGGCCACAAGATCCTCGACGCGATGAGCGGCCTGTGGTGCGTCAATGTCGGCTACGGCCAGCAGGCCCTGATCGACGCCGCGACGCGCCAGCTGCGCGAGCTGCCCTTCTACAACGCCTTCTTCCAGACCAGCACCCCGCCGGCCATCGAGCTGGCCGAGACCCTGGCCGAGCTCGCGCCCGAGGGCTTCGAGCATGTGTTCTTCACCGGCTCCGGCTCCGAGGGCAACGACACCATCGTGCGCATGGTGCGGCGCTTCTGGGACCTGCAGGGCCAGCCGCAGCGCGACATCATCATCGGCCGCATCAACGGCTACCACGGCTCCACGATGGCCGGCGCCTCGCTGGGCGGCATGGCCGCGATGCATGCCCAGGGCGGCCTGCCGATCCCCGGCATCGCGCATATCGGCCAGCCGCATTGGTTCGGCTCCGACCGCAGCCTGGACCGCGAGGCCTTCGGCGAGCAGGCCGCCGCCTGGCTGGAGGCCAAGATCCTGGCCCTCGGGCCGGATCGGGTGGCGGCCTTCATCGGCGAGCCGGTGCAGGGCGCCGGCGGCGTGATCGTACCGCCGGCCAGCTACTGGCCGGCGATCCAGCGCATCGCCGACAAGTACGGCATCCTGCTGGTCAGCGACGAGGTGATCTGCGGCTTCGGCCGCACCGGCCAATGGTTCGGCTGCCAGACCCTGGGCTTTCGCCCCGACCTGATCACCTTCGCCAAGGGCGTCAGCTCCGGCTATATCCCGCTGGGCGGGGTGCTGGTCGGCGCGCGCGTCGCCCGCGCGCTGATCGATCAGGGCGGCGAGTTCGAGCATGGGTTTACCTACTCCGGCCACCCGACCGCCTGCGCGGTGGCGCTGGCGAACCTGCGCCTGATCCGCGAGCTGGATCTGGTGCGCAAGGTGCGCGAGGACATCGGTCCCTATCTGGCGCGCGGCCTGGCGGCCATCGGCGCGCACCCGCTCGTTGGCGAGGTCCAGCATTGCGGCATGATGGCGGCGCTGCAGCTGGTGCGCGACAAGCACACGCTCGCCACCTTCGATCCCGCGCTGGCGGTGGGCATGGTATGCCGCGCCCATTGCTTCCGCGAGGGCCTGATCATGCGCGCGGTCGGCGACCGCATGATCGTCGCGCCGCCGCTGGTGATGACGCGCGAGCAGGTCGACGAGATGCTGGCCCTGGTGCGCCGCTGCCTGGACCTGAGCTGGAACGAACTCCAAGAGAGACAACTGTTATGA
- a CDS encoding ferritin-like domain-containing protein, which translates to MNDDNDDLRCEALRVLCLRDPADKAAAARALHAGGAPARPLDPQRKIPRPDGLPGRPERPRLVPTLQVPKRSPFTTEGRAALIHAIAHIEFNAINLALDAVWRFPGMPADFYLDWLKVAAEEALHFGLLHEHLQTLGFSYGDFDAHDGLWTMAERTAGDVLARMALVPRTLEARGLDATPPLQAKFAKAGDPRAVEILDIILRDEVGHVEIGNRWYRHLARQRGLDPVAIYPELVQRYEAPRLRPPFNLAAREAAGFSAEELAYLQADPSADPPPPG; encoded by the coding sequence ATGAACGACGACAACGACGACCTCCGCTGCGAAGCCCTGCGCGTGCTGTGCCTGCGCGATCCGGCCGACAAGGCCGCCGCGGCCCGGGCGCTGCATGCCGGCGGCGCGCCCGCCCGGCCACTGGACCCGCAACGCAAGATCCCGCGCCCCGACGGCCTGCCCGGCCGCCCCGAGCGCCCACGCCTGGTGCCGACCCTGCAGGTGCCCAAGCGTTCACCCTTCACGACCGAGGGCCGCGCCGCACTGATCCATGCGATCGCGCATATCGAGTTCAATGCGATCAATCTGGCGCTGGACGCGGTCTGGCGCTTTCCGGGCATGCCCGCCGACTTCTATCTCGACTGGCTGAAGGTGGCCGCCGAGGAGGCGCTGCACTTCGGCCTGCTGCACGAGCATCTGCAGACCCTGGGCTTTAGCTACGGCGACTTCGACGCCCATGACGGCCTGTGGACCATGGCCGAGCGCACCGCCGGCGATGTGCTGGCGCGCATGGCCCTGGTGCCGCGCACGCTCGAAGCGCGCGGCCTGGACGCGACGCCGCCGCTGCAGGCCAAGTTCGCGAAGGCCGGCGACCCGCGCGCGGTCGAGATCCTGGACATCATCCTGCGCGACGAGGTCGGCCATGTCGAGATCGGCAACCGCTGGTACCGCCATCTCGCCCGCCAGCGCGGGCTGGACCCGGTCGCGATCTATCCGGAGCTGGTCCAGCGCTACGAGGCGCCGCGGCTGCGCCCGCCCTTCAATCTGGCGGCGCGCGAGGCGGCCGGCTTCAGCGCTGAGGAGCTGGCCTATCTGCAGGCCGATCCCTCGGCCGACCCGCCACCGCCGGGCTGA
- a CDS encoding Lrp/AsnC family transcriptional regulator codes for MGSEVQLDAIDRGILNELQRDGRLSNVELAQRVHLSPSACLRRVKQLEEGGVIAQYVALVNPKAVGRPGTSFTIINLERTTPQALAAFEQAVRDVPEILDCFFVAGSNDYLVRFAYKDAEDLERVHGEVLMHLPGVARANSMLVLRTVKKTTGFEL; via the coding sequence ATGGGCTCGGAAGTGCAACTGGATGCGATCGACCGCGGCATCCTGAACGAATTGCAGCGCGATGGGCGCCTCTCCAATGTGGAGCTGGCGCAGCGGGTGCACCTGAGCCCCTCGGCCTGCCTGCGACGGGTCAAGCAGCTGGAGGAGGGCGGGGTGATCGCGCAGTATGTGGCGCTGGTGAACCCCAAGGCCGTGGGACGGCCGGGCACCAGCTTCACGATCATCAATCTGGAGCGGACCACGCCGCAGGCACTGGCCGCCTTCGAGCAGGCGGTGCGCGATGTGCCGGAGATCCTGGACTGCTTCTTCGTCGCCGGCAGCAATGACTACCTGGTGCGCTTCGCCTACAAGGATGCCGAGGACCTGGAGCGGGTGCATGGCGAGGTGCTGATGCACCTGCCGGGCGTGGCCCGCGCGAACTCGATGCTGGTGCTCCGCACGGTCAAGAAGACGACCGGCTTCGAGCTCTGA